Proteins encoded together in one Streptomyces sp. TLI_171 window:
- the proC gene encoding pyrroline-5-carboxylate reductase, with the protein MSDTTTAGQKIAFLGTGKIGEALLSGLLRAGTDPADVLVTARRAERATELADRYGVTTVSNAEAAKLADTLILAVKPQDMGTLLDELAPHVAADKLVVSAAAGIPTAWFEERLAPGTPVVRVMPNTPVLVDEGMSVISGGSHAAEAHLTRTEAIFRSVGKALRVPESQQDAATALSGSGPAYFYFLVEAMIDAGILLGLPRQVAHELIVQSAIGASVMLRDSGEHPVKLREAVTSPAGTTIAAIRELENHGVRAALLGALEAARDRSRELATGGK; encoded by the coding sequence ATGAGCGACACCACCACCGCCGGCCAGAAGATCGCCTTCCTCGGGACGGGCAAGATCGGCGAGGCCCTGCTCTCCGGCCTGCTGCGGGCCGGCACCGACCCGGCCGACGTGCTGGTCACCGCCCGCCGCGCCGAGCGCGCCACCGAACTCGCCGACCGCTACGGCGTCACCACCGTCTCCAACGCGGAGGCCGCCAAGCTCGCCGACACCCTCATCCTGGCCGTCAAGCCGCAGGACATGGGCACCCTGCTGGACGAGCTCGCCCCGCACGTCGCCGCCGACAAGCTGGTGGTCTCCGCCGCCGCCGGCATCCCCACCGCCTGGTTCGAGGAGCGCCTCGCCCCCGGCACCCCCGTGGTCCGCGTCATGCCGAACACGCCCGTGCTGGTCGACGAGGGCATGAGCGTGATCTCCGGCGGCTCGCACGCGGCCGAGGCGCACCTGACCCGCACCGAGGCGATCTTCCGCTCGGTCGGCAAGGCGCTGCGGGTCCCCGAGAGCCAGCAGGACGCCGCCACCGCGCTGTCCGGCTCCGGCCCCGCCTACTTCTACTTCCTGGTCGAGGCGATGATCGACGCCGGCATCCTGCTCGGCCTGCCCCGCCAGGTCGCGCACGAGCTGATCGTGCAGTCCGCGATCGGCGCCTCGGTGATGCTCCGCGACTCCGGCGAGCACCCCGTCAAGCTCCGCGAGGCCGTCACCTCGCCGGCCGGCACCACCATCGCCGCCATCCGCGAGCTGGAGAACCACGGCGTCCGGGCCGCGCTGCTCGGCGCACTGGAGGCCGCCCGGGACCGCTCCCGGGAACTGGCCACCGGCGGAAAGTAG